One Ignavibacterium album JCM 16511 genomic region harbors:
- a CDS encoding PorV/PorQ family protein — translation MKKIILLMVVSLIISSVLNVHAQERKKLAQTGMKFLSVSLDPRAAALSDAMTTIQNNSASMLYNPSAMAEMDRMVDYSFGTTRWIADINYIHGTAALNLFDGQYGVIGLSLVAVDYGEFNGTIVANNDDGYIDVGTYKPTAIALGFGYAKALSQKFSVGGNIRFVRQSMGTAVVTVDPTGKAVSKEHKAEVLSFDFGMLYHTGFKSLDFGMSIRNFSKEIKYIDESFQLPLTFKIGLSMNLIDLTEIDRGMHSFLLSVDASHPRDYPEQVSIGAEYTFLNTFSIRGGYTFPTDEQEFSAGVGFKQELSGVNFSIDYSYTPFGIFDNVHRVSVNIGY, via the coding sequence ATGAAAAAAATAATTTTACTAATGGTCGTCAGCTTAATAATCTCTTCCGTGCTGAATGTTCACGCTCAGGAAAGAAAAAAGCTGGCTCAAACAGGAATGAAATTTTTAAGCGTATCACTTGATCCCCGCGCTGCAGCTTTAAGTGATGCTATGACTACTATACAGAATAATTCAGCATCAATGCTCTATAATCCATCTGCAATGGCTGAGATGGACAGGATGGTTGATTATTCATTCGGAACGACAAGATGGATTGCAGATATTAACTACATTCACGGAACTGCTGCTCTGAATCTATTTGATGGTCAGTACGGAGTTATAGGTCTTTCACTTGTTGCAGTAGATTATGGTGAATTCAACGGAACCATTGTAGCCAATAATGATGATGGTTACATTGATGTCGGAACATACAAACCAACAGCAATTGCTTTAGGATTTGGTTATGCCAAAGCATTATCACAAAAATTTTCTGTTGGTGGAAATATCAGATTTGTAAGGCAGTCAATGGGAACTGCAGTTGTAACAGTTGATCCAACAGGTAAGGCAGTATCCAAAGAACATAAAGCCGAAGTTTTGTCTTTTGATTTTGGTATGTTATATCATACCGGATTCAAGAGTCTGGATTTTGGAATGAGTATCAGAAATTTTTCTAAAGAAATAAAATATATTGATGAATCATTTCAGCTTCCGCTTACATTCAAAATTGGTCTTTCAATGAATCTGATTGATCTAACGGAAATTGATCGTGGGATGCATTCATTCCTGCTTTCTGTTGATGCATCGCATCCAAGAGATTATCCTGAACAGGTTTCGATTGGTGCTGAATATACTTTTCTGAATACTTTCTCAATTCGTGGTGGTTACACTTTCCCGACAGATGAACAGGAATTCAGTGCAGGCGTTGGCTTTAAGCAAGAATTATCAGGAGTTAATTTCTCAATAGATTATTCCTATACTCCATTTGGAATATTCGATAATGTTCACAGAGTATCAGTTAATATTGGTTATTAA
- a CDS encoding IPT/TIG domain-containing protein, with protein MKTLYKILIIIAALGLSILYSCSEETAPSLYDPGKYQFREDPVITNIDPPGSALAGVTVLTITGNNFSDVPGETSVYFNGVKGQVLNVTTTQIQVKPPVVVADTVLVKVKVAGAINLSNTLIYKLTAAVVEVYKFDPNNGEVPWAITFDNTQNMVVSVEGKGVWKFDGVANPNKTYIPKGAETKWNTLRQFSNGDIYASKSLRGIWKLTQGVTPPNAPWVATPSGTVLIDFDFDQNTNLWAVGSNNFIFRIKQDLSIAQYSFQAQLRAVRVYNGSLYVAGLKSGVEGVWKIPIDANGDLGTEELYFDMTANFPAIKINAMTFSADGDLFLGTDRTNDPIIIVKPDKSTQTLYEGVIPAKKIVSMYWPTGNFLYVTREAERDATSGSIIRTQTILKIDIQKPGAVYFNQ; from the coding sequence ATGAAAACTCTATACAAAATTTTAATTATTATCGCAGCACTTGGATTAAGCATACTTTACAGTTGTTCAGAGGAAACAGCACCAAGTCTTTACGATCCCGGTAAATATCAATTCAGGGAAGACCCTGTTATAACAAACATTGATCCTCCGGGCTCTGCACTGGCTGGAGTTACGGTTTTAACAATTACCGGAAATAATTTTTCCGATGTTCCCGGCGAAACAAGTGTTTACTTCAATGGCGTTAAAGGTCAGGTCCTGAATGTTACAACAACACAAATACAGGTTAAACCTCCTGTTGTTGTAGCTGATACAGTTTTGGTAAAAGTGAAAGTTGCCGGAGCAATAAATCTGAGCAATACATTAATTTATAAATTAACTGCAGCAGTAGTTGAAGTTTATAAATTCGATCCCAACAACGGTGAAGTTCCTTGGGCAATAACATTTGATAATACTCAGAATATGGTTGTTTCAGTTGAAGGTAAGGGTGTCTGGAAGTTTGATGGAGTAGCAAATCCCAACAAAACCTATATTCCAAAAGGTGCTGAAACCAAATGGAATACACTCAGACAATTTTCTAATGGTGATATTTATGCTTCCAAAAGTTTAAGAGGCATCTGGAAGTTAACTCAAGGAGTAACTCCACCAAACGCGCCTTGGGTTGCCACTCCAAGCGGAACAGTGTTGATTGATTTTGATTTTGATCAGAATACTAATTTATGGGCTGTTGGAAGTAATAATTTTATATTCAGAATTAAGCAGGATTTATCAATAGCACAATATTCTTTCCAGGCACAGCTCAGAGCTGTAAGGGTTTATAACGGAAGTCTGTATGTTGCCGGCTTAAAATCTGGTGTTGAAGGCGTATGGAAAATTCCGATTGATGCAAATGGTGATTTAGGTACTGAAGAATTATACTTCGATATGACGGCCAATTTTCCTGCAATAAAAATTAATGCTATGACTTTTTCCGCTGATGGTGATCTGTTCCTTGGAACCGACAGAACTAATGATCCTATTATTATTGTTAAACCAGATAAAAGTACACAAACTCTTTATGAAGGTGTTATTCCAGCAAAGAAAATTGTTTCAATGTATTGGCCGACAGGAAATTTTCTCTATGTTACCAGAGAAGCTGAAAGAGATGCTACCTCAGGTAGCATAATCAGAACTCAAACAATATTAAAAATTGATATTCAGAAACCTGGGGCAGTTTATTTTAATCAATAA
- a CDS encoding T9SS type A sorting domain-containing protein — MKKLLTTLSLVLMLSGAAFSQGWIYEGAFPDTNLKGGSGGHGVAVDPDGKVWVQLFGATDSLFIPDSGRYLPVRVVYVFNPDGTPASFSPIKSVTINGILEPLFNSNRGLRTAHDGNILVASFDVLYKINYQTGEGISKVQPVAGQTLTAPGVAEDGRVFTAPVIPAAMPIKEYAADFTFLGNAVDTTVGFSRSFEVSPDGNTIYWAGYTNHCVLVYNRASEFDPFAVVDTIFKGFDSESFSWTPNRQILWASSGSYNDLPNRYPGETTYWDVATWYARDMNSGQIVDSIKWQFYTPANPNERPRGIAFSPDYRYAYVTCFGASNFPAVQKFRNPNVSVDDQGLTVVEGYKLSQNYPNPFNPSTTINFELPKNGYTTLKIYDMLGNEVATLIDKEMTAGQHSVKFSAQNLASGTYLYQLNVNGVRISNKMILMK; from the coding sequence ATGAAAAAACTTCTCACAACACTTTCTCTTGTTCTAATGCTCTCGGGCGCTGCGTTTTCGCAGGGTTGGATTTATGAGGGGGCTTTCCCGGATACAAACCTAAAAGGTGGCTCTGGCGGTCACGGTGTAGCAGTCGATCCGGATGGTAAAGTATGGGTTCAGTTATTTGGAGCCACAGATAGTTTATTCATCCCGGATAGTGGCAGATATTTGCCAGTAAGAGTAGTTTATGTTTTTAATCCGGATGGAACACCGGCCTCATTTTCTCCAATAAAATCCGTAACTATCAATGGTATTCTGGAACCGCTGTTTAATTCGAACAGAGGATTAAGAACTGCTCATGACGGAAATATATTAGTTGCGAGCTTTGATGTGCTTTATAAGATTAATTACCAAACAGGTGAAGGCATTTCAAAAGTGCAACCAGTAGCCGGACAAACATTAACTGCTCCTGGTGTTGCTGAAGACGGCAGAGTATTTACAGCTCCCGTTATTCCCGCTGCTATGCCAATTAAGGAATACGCTGCTGATTTTACATTCCTGGGTAATGCAGTTGATACAACTGTTGGTTTCTCCAGATCTTTCGAGGTATCTCCTGATGGTAATACTATTTATTGGGCAGGTTACACCAATCATTGCGTACTTGTTTATAACAGAGCCAGCGAATTTGATCCTTTTGCAGTTGTTGATACAATCTTCAAAGGATTTGATTCTGAATCTTTCAGCTGGACACCAAACAGACAAATCCTCTGGGCATCTTCTGGTTCATACAATGATTTGCCAAACAGATATCCCGGCGAAACAACATATTGGGATGTTGCAACCTGGTATGCCAGAGATATGAATAGCGGTCAGATTGTTGACAGCATTAAATGGCAGTTTTACACTCCAGCCAATCCTAATGAAAGACCAAGAGGAATTGCCTTCAGTCCGGATTACAGATACGCTTATGTAACTTGCTTTGGTGCAAGTAATTTCCCGGCTGTTCAAAAATTCCGCAATCCGAATGTTTCTGTAGATGACCAGGGCTTAACAGTTGTTGAAGGTTATAAACTTTCACAAAATTATCCTAATCCGTTCAACCCTTCAACTACAATTAATTTTGAATTACCAAAGAACGGTTACACTACTCTGAAGATTTATGATATGCTCGGAAATGAAGTTGCTACATTAATTGATAAAGAAATGACCGCTGGTCAGCATTCAGTTAAATTCAGTGCTCAGAACCTCGCATCAGGAACTTATCTCTATCAGTTGAATGTAAACGGAGTCAGAATTTCAAACAAGATGATTCTTATGAAGTAA